The region GGTAGAGCTCGGTGAGCAGGGGAGCGGCGGCCACGGCGAGCACGGTCGCGGTGCCGAGCAGCACCACTCCCATGGTGACCATCCACTGCGCGTAGGACTCGCCCTGCTCGGTGCCCTCCTGCTGAGCCCGCACCAGCAGCGGAACCGCGATGCTGGTCAGCACCCCGCCCAGCAGCAGCTCGTTGACCACGGTCGGCAGGGTGTTGGCCACGGTGTAGGAGTCGTTGACCACGCCCAGGCCCAGCACGGCCACCAGCAGCACCTTCGAGGCCAGTCCGCTGACCCGGCTGACGGCGGTGGCAAGCGCCATGGTTCCGCTGGCCCGGGCCAGCGACTGGCCGCGCGCCCGGGACTCGGCCTGCTCGACCACGCTCGCCCCCATCCTCCAGTCGTCGCCGCTTGTCGACCGTGCCACGAAACCGGTCGCCGCGCGCTTCGGCGGACACGCACCCGCCCCGGCGTGGCAGGGTGGCGGTGGGACGACGCTGGAGCGCGGAGGTCGAGATGGTTGTCTTCGGGGTGGTGCTCGTCGTGGTGGGGCTGGTGGCCTACGCCGCGGGTCTCGGCGACCCGGCCGGGAGCTGGTGGCTGCTGCCGCCCGGGCTGATCGCCGCCGGGATCGGCATCGTCATCGCCGGTGCGGTCGCCACCGCGCGCCGCAGGCTCGCGCCGCTGCGCCGGGCGGCCGGCGGTGGCGCGGCCGCCGGCGGGCCCGTGGCGCGCGTGCGCGCGGTGCCCGCGATGATCGGTGAGGCGTGGCGCGGCCGGAACCCCGCAGTGCCCCGCTACCAGGCGGTGCTGTGGCTGGTAGCGGCGGTTTACCTGGTCTCGCCGGTCGATTTCATCCCCGAGTTCCTGCCGCTGATCGGCATCGGCGACGACATCGGGGTGGGGGCGTGGCTGCTCAGCAGCCTCTACGCCGAGTCGGGCAACTACCTGGGCAGGCAGCGCGAACAGGTCGAGCGCCGCCCGGGCTAGACCTCGGGCGAGGCCGGCTCGGGCGCGGGCTGACGGGTCCGGCGGGCGAAGACGAGCTGGTCCAGCGTCCAGCGCCCGCCGTTGAAGCCGAGCGCGAGCACGGTGACCAGCAGCGTCAGCACGTACTCGAACCCCTCCGGCAGGAACAGGCCGTAGGGCAGGTGCACCAGCACCAGGGCGCCCAGCATGTTGAGGGCCAGCAACACCCCCACCACCGGCAGGAACAGGCCCAGGATGAACAGGATGCCGCCTACCAGTTCGACCAGGGCGTTGAACCAGGCCGAGACCGGGGCCAGCGGGATGCCTGCCTGCCCGAAGCCCTGGACGACCATGTCCATGCCCATGACGAAGAACTTCTGCGACCCGTGGGCGATGAAGATGACGCCGATGGCGAGCCGGGCCAGGAACGCGAAGAGATCGCGAACGACGTTCATGGCTGCCTCCCCAGTGGGTGAAACGCGAGCACCACAAGTGTGGTGGCACGTGCGCTGAGCAGCACCCCGAACGAAGCGGCCCCGGGTTCGGCGGATTCAAGGGGTCGTCGCAACACAGATGGTCAACTGGCTTTGGTCAGGAGCATAGCGAGGCGCTCGGCTGGGGAGTCCCAGCCGAGCGTTTTGCGTGGTCGCCCGTTGAGCTGTTGGGCGACGTGTTCAAGGTCCTCGGGTCCGTAAGTGCCGAGGTCGGTGCCCTTGGGGAAGTACTGGCGCAGCAGTCCGTTGGTGTTTTCGTTGGTACCGCGCTGCCAGGGACTGGCCGGGTCGCAGAAGTAGACCGGCATGTCGGTGGTCATGGTGAACTGCTTGTGGCGGGCCATCTCGGCTCCCTGGTCCCAGGTCAGCGAGCCACGGAGGTGATTCGGCAGCGTTGTGATCGTCGCTACGAGTCCGTCCCGGACCGTTTCGGCGTCGTGCCCGTTCGGTAGGTGGACCAGCATGGTGTACCGCGTGGTGCGCTCTACCAGGGTGCCGATCGCGGACTGGCTGCCAGCGCCAATGATCAAGTCTCCCTCCCAGTGGCCGGGCACGGCCCGGTCGGCGACCTCGGCGGGGCGGTCGCTGATCATCACCATCGGGTCGATGAACCGCGCGGTGCGCTGGTTCGGGTTGCGGCGTGGCTTGCGGCGGGTCCGGCCGGTGCGGATCGCGGCCTGTACTTCGCGTTTGAGACCACCGCGGGCCTGGAAGTACAGCGCCTGGTAGATCGTCTCCACGCTCACTCGCATCCTCTGGTCGCCGGGATGCTCCTTGCCTAGAGCGTGGCAGATCTGCTCCGGTGACCAGCGCTCGCGCAGGCCATCGGCCACGAACTGGCGTAACGGGCCCTGCACGATCAGCTTGCGTTGCTTCGGGCGTGGCCGACGGGCGGCCGCCGCGCGGTGGGCCGCATATGGCTGGTAGCCGCCGTGGGTGGAGTTCGCGCGGATCTCCCGCAAGATCGTGCTGGCTGAGCGCCCCAACGCGCTCCCGATGTCCCGCAGTGAGTGGCCCTCGGCCCGCAGGTCCCGGATCCGCTCCCGCTCTGCCAAGGTCAGCAGCCGGGGATGCAACTGCTTGTCCAGTGCGGACAGCTTGGGCGCTGGGGAGTTCACGTCGACGATCGTGCTGGTGCCCGTCGCGTAATCGACACGAACCCCGTTCGGGTAGGTCCGCGCGTTCCGGCTCTTGCGGACCCCGTAGTCCCAGTCCTTCGCCGTGCGCTCGTTGATGCCCACCCGCTCGGCCGCCCGACGTCGGGCCACACCCTCTGCACGCAACCGCTCGTACTCCTCGCGCCGTGGGTGTCGACGCGACGCCCGAATCGACCGCCGCCCAGCCTGCCGGGCCCAACTAAAGGCCGTGTTCCGGTTCAGGCCCAGCTCACGGGCCGCCACAGTGACGCTCCCAACCGCATCAAGCCGGTCCAGGAAGCGTTGCTTCAGCTCGGCACGGTCACCCTCACATGCCACGGTCCTCGCAACTCCCACAGGTCGCAGGTGTTGCGAGGACCGCTAGAACCCCCGCCGGCCGGGGCCTCCTCGTCGCCGCGGTCAGCCCTTGAGCAGGGCCCGGGACATCACCATCCGCTGGATCTGGTTGGTGCCCTCGTAGATCTGGGTGATCTTGGCGTCGCGCATCATGCGCTCGACCGGGAAGTCGCGGGTGTAGCCCGCGCCGCCGAACAGCTGCACCGCGTCGGTGGTGACCTCCATCGCGACGTCGGAGGCGAAGCACTTCGCCGCGGCCGAGATGAACCCGAGGTTGCCCTCACCGCGTTCGGCGCGGGCGGCCGACACGTAGACCATGTGCCGGGCCGCCTCGATCTTCATCGCCATGTCGGCGAGCATGAACTGCACGCCCTGGAAGTCCGAGATCGCCTTGCCGAACTGCTTGCGCTCCTTGACGTAGTCCAGCGCGGCGTCGAGCGCGCCCTGTGCGATGCCGAGGGCCTGCGCGCCGATCGTGGGCCTGGTGTGGTCGAGCGTGCGCAGCGCGGTCTTGAAGCCGGTCCCGGGCTCGCCGATGATGCGGTCGGCCGGGATGGTGCAGTCCTCGAAGTACAGCTCGACGGTGGGCGAACCCTTGATGCCGAGCTTCTTCTCCTTGGGGCCCACGGTGAACCCGGGGTCGTCGGCGTGCACCGCGAACGCGCTGATGCCGTTGGCGCCCTTGTCCGGCTCGGTGACCGCCATGACGGTGTACCACTTCGAGACACCGCCGTTGGTGATCCAGCACTTGGTGCCGTTGAGCACCCAGTGGTCGCCGTCGAGGCGGGCGCGGGTCTTCATCGCCCCGGCGTCCGAGCCGGCCTCGCGCTCCGACAGCGCGTAGGAGGCGGTGGTCTCACCGGAGGCGACCGAGGACAGCACCTTGTGCTTGAGCTCCTCGGAGCCCGACAGGATGATCGGCATCGTGCCGAGCTTGTTCACCGCCGGGATCAGCGACGAGGACGCGCACACCCGGGCGACCTCCTCGATCACGATGCAGGTCGCCACCGAGTCGGCACCCTGGCCGCCGTACTCCTCCGGCACGTGCACGGCCGCGAAACCCGACTTGACCAGCGCGTCGAGCGCCTCGCGCGGGTAGCGTTCCTGCTCGTCGACCTCGGCGGCGAAGGGCGCGATCTCCTTCTCGGCCAGCGCCCGGACCGCTTCGCGAAGGGCATCGTGCTCGTCGGCCAGTCGGTAGGTCTCGAAGCTCGGATCCACCACGCGCCTCCCGTCTCCGGCGTCGCCGCCGGTCTCGTTTGTTCACCAGCTCGGTGCGCGGTCGGGCCGGGATGGCGTCCGAGTGGGCGCACGCTGCGCCCGGAATCCTAACGGCACTGAGTGCCACGAGCAATCCTCCCCTGTAGCATCCTGGCCATGACCCAGGCAGCGACTCCGGCCACCAGGCCACGGGCGGGGCGGACCGCCCACGGGCGGCGCCGGGTGCGCAGCGCGCTCGCGCTGGCGGCGATGGACCTGTTCGCCTCGCAGGGCTTCGAGGCGACCACTGTGGATCAGATCGCCGACGCGGCCGGTGTCGGGCGGCGCACCTTCTTCCGGTACTTCCGGTCCAAGGAGGACGTCGTGTTCCCCGGCCACGACGAGCGGCTGGCCGAGGTGGTGGAGCTGCTCGATGCCGCGGAACCCGACGAGCCGCCGCTGACCGTGGTCTGCCGCACCGCCGAGGTGGTTCTCGACATGTACCTGTCCGAGCCCGAGGTCTCGCTGAAGCGCTTCGTGCTCACCCGGCAGGTCCCCGCCTTGCGGGACAAGGAGATCGCCAGCATCGACAGGTACCAGCGGGTCTTCGCCCGCTACCTGCGGTCGCGACTGGCATCCGAGGACAACGGCGACCTGCGGGCCGCCGTGATCGCGGCATCCGTCGTCGCGGTGCACAACCACGTGCTGCGCGAGTGGCTGCGCAGCGGGGGAGCGGTCGACGCCCCCGCGGCGCTGCGCGAAGCGCTCGGCCAGGTCCGGGAGGCGTTGTCGTCCACTTGGGACTCCGGCGCCGGAGCCGACGAGCACGTGGTGGTCGGCGTCGTGCGGACCGGCGCCTCGCCGGGCGTGGTTCTTCAGCAGCTCGAGGACGCCCTGCGGGGGCTCTCCAAGTAGTCGGCACTCAGTGTCGAACCGGGGCTACGCCTGCGCGCCCGTGATGCTTTGTAACCCCTATGGTTTCAGTGTCGACTAAAACAAACACAAGCCAACGGCGGTCCGGCAACCCAAAAAGCCAGGACGCGACGAAATCCTCTTCGTGGGTTTGCGCCGTTGCTGCTCGCTTTGGGGATGCCGGAAGAACTGTGCTCGGTAAGCGATGCGGAGATTCGTGCGATCACGTTGCCCGAACGTGTCGGCGGCGCTAGAGTCGATCACGTGACTGCCGGGTCGGCCATGGGCCACGAGCGAGAGAGGCACCCGGCCGCGGCGTGATCGCAGGGCGGCCGAGAGGTCCGCCCTCCTGTTCCCGCACTTCGCGCGAGTTCTTCCCCTTGTGCTGCGGCCGTTGCCGCCCTGTCCGCGCGAAGCCTCCTCCTGAGCGGAGCCGCTTTCGGCTTCCTTTCCGCTTTCCTGTGCGATTTCGCGATTCCTGCGCACCGCGGTCGATCGCGCCGTGGTGATCTCCTCCGCCGTGCCGGCGGTATTCCGTCATGCCCGCGAACAGTTCGCGGGCCCTTGAATGCTGGAGAACAACAGTCATGCCGAACGATTTCAACCTGAAGATCATCGAGGAGTTCCGGGCCAGAGGCGGGCGGGTCGGCGGCCCGTTCGAGGGCGGCCGGTTGCTCCTGCTCACCACCACCGGCGCTCGCACCGGTGCCCGGCACACCACGCCGGTGGGCTACCTGCCGGACGGCGACGGGCGGACCCTCGTCATCGCGTCGGCCGGCGGTTCGCCGAGGCATCCGGACTGGTTCCACAACGTGGTGGCCAACCCGCGCGTGACGGTCGAGGACGGCGTCTTCACCTACGAGGCGGACGCGGTGGTGCTGGAAGGCCCGGAGCGGGATCGGGTCTTCGCCCGCGCGGTGGAGTTCGAGCCCGGCTGGGGCGAGTACCAGGCCGGAACCACGCGCGTCATCCCGGTGGTCGCGCTGGAGGCGGTCGCGGGCGGGCCCCCGTTGGCGGGATCGCTGGGGGAGACGCTCAGGCGCACCCACGATGCGTTCCGCCGCGAGCTCGAGCTGATCCGCGGGGAGGTCGCGGCGACGGGTCCGCGAATCGGCGCGCAGCTGCGGGTGAACTGCCTGACGCTCTGCCAGGGCCTGCGCAACCACCACGCCGGTGAGGACGGCGCGCTCTTCCCCCTCGTCCGCGACCGCCATCCCGAGTCGGCGTCGGCGCTGGCGCGGCTGGACCAGGAGCACCGCAGGCTCGCCGCGTTGCTCGCGGAACTGCAGGCGGTCGTTTCCGGCGAGCACGCCGACCGCGAACGCACGTCGAGCGAGGTCGACCGGCTGGCGGAAGAGCTGAAGGCTCACTTGGCCTACGAGGAGGAGCAACTGCTCCCGGTGCTCGACGCCGTTACCGCCTGAGCGCCTGCGGCTGCGGGTGTGGGCTCCGCCGTACCCGCCCCCGCAGCAAGTTGCCGAAACGGCATCTTTGCCTTCAAGGCAACTAGTGCTAGGTTGGCGGTCATGGTCGAGGAGCCCCGAGCCGGTCTGCGGGAACGCAAGAAGCGACAGACGCGCCTGGCGCTGAGCACGGCCGCGATCCGGCTGAGCGTCGAGCGCGGGGCGGGCAACGTGACGATCGAGGACATCGCCGCGGCGGCCGACGTGTCCGTGCGGACCTTCCGCAACTACTTCTCCAGCAAGGCCGAGGCGATCGCGGGCATGCACCTCGACCGGATGCTGGCGATCGCCGACGACTTGCGCGGACGCCCGGCGGAGGAACCGCTGTGGGACGCCATCACCGAGGCGGTGATCGCCCACTTCGCGCCGGGGCAACCGGAGGCCGACCACGACGCGCAGCGCAAGCGGGTCGACGCGATCCGGCTGATGCTCACGGATCCGTCCCTGCAGGGCGAGTTGGCCAGGGCCAACGACGCCGCGCGGACCGCGGTCGCCGCGGCGGTAGCCGAGCGCACCGGCACCGACGCCGAGCAGGATCTCTATCCGAAGCTGGTCGCCGCGGCGGTCGGTTCGGCCACCGCCGTGGCGACCGAGCACTGGCTTCAATGCGAACCGGGCGCGCAGGTCACCGCACTGCTGCGCGAGGCGTTCGACCGGGTCAGGGCCGGTCTGCCCGTCCCGTAGGGCGTCCGGCCCGCTTCCACCAGCGGTTCTTCCCGGCCCGGTGCGATCGGGCCGGTACGCGTCATGCCCTTCTAAGCCGTGGAGAGGACCTCGATGATCGCCGATGTCGTCATCGCCGGAGGGGGCCCGAACGGGCTCATGCTGGCCTGCGAGCTGAGCCTGGCCGGTGTCCGGCCGGTGGTGCTGGAGGCGTTGCCGGAGCCGAGTGCGGAGCCGAAGGCCAACGGCCTACTGGGGCAGGTGGTGAGGATGGTCGACCGGCGCGGTCTGCACGAGCGGCTCAGCGGGAGTCCGGAGCCGCCGCGTCCGAACTCGGCCTACTTCATGTTCGCCGCGATGGGCCTGGATCTGAGCCTGCTGGAGGACAGCCCGATCTACGCCCTGCCGGTGCCGCAGCGGCGCATCGTGCAGGTCCTGGACGAGCGCTCGGCCGAGCTCGGAGTGGACGTCCGCAGAGGCCACGAGCTGGTCGGGCTGTCACAGGACGACGAGTCGGTCACCGCCGAGGTCATGGGGCCGGACGGGCGGTACGAGCTGGAAGGTCGCTATCTCGTGGGGGCCGACGGGGCCCACAGCATCACCCGAAAGCGTTCCGGGATCGGCTTTCCGGGCGTCACCTACGACCGGGCCACCCGGCGCAGTGCCCACGCCGCGGTTCCGAAGGAGTGGGTGGATCCGGCGACGGGCGCTTTGGAGGTGCCCGGCTACGGCCGCGTGCTGCCGTTCCTGCCGCAACGCACCGAGCGCGGCGGGTTCTCCTACGCGCCGTTGCCGGGGCAGCCGCCGTTGGTCACGACGGAGGAGTGGGACGAGCCTGCCTGCGACGAGCCTATGAGCATGGGGGAGATGCGGGGGAGCGTTCGCCGCGTGCTCGGGGTGGATGTGCCGCTCGAAACGCCGGCGGGTGACGGGCCGTACGTGTTGCGCCGGCTGCACGGTGGCAATACCCGCATCGCCGCACGTTTCCGGGACCGGCGGGTGTTCCTGGTGGGCGACGCGGCGCACGTGTACACCGCCGGTGGCGGGCCGGGGCTCAACCTGGGCATGCAGGACGGGGTCAACCTCGGCTGGAAGCTCGCCGCCGCGCTTCGCGGCGACGCCCCGGCGGACCTGCTGGACACCTACGACGTCGAGCGCCGGTTGGCGGCTCGGCGCATGAGCATGTACTCGCAGGCGCAGTCGGCGTTGCTCGCGCCGGGCGGCGACGTCACCGCGCTGCGGGAGCTGTTCGGCGAGCTTCTCGGTGACCGCGGCACGGTCCAGCGCCTCGCCGAGCTCACCGCGGGTGCCGACGTCCGCTACGACATGGGGTCGGCCGGTCAGCATCCGCTGGTGGGCCGGTTCGCGCCGGACCTGGAGCTGTCAACGCCGACCGGCAGCGTCCGGCTCGCGGAGCTGACGCGGGACGCGCGTCCGCTGCTGCTCGACCTGACGGCGGACGGAGCGCTCGCCGACGTGTTGTCCGGCCGGTGCGAGCACGTGGACGTCGTCACGGCGAGCGCGCCGACCTCCGAGGTGACCGGGCTGTTGCTCCGCCCGGACTGCTACGTGGCGTCGGCGTCGCCACATCCCGGTCCCGCTGAGGTGGAGGCTCTCCAGGCGGCGCTGCGACGGTGGTTTCGCCGCACCTGTCCGGCCGGTCGCTGCTCAGTCGTAGCCGCGGATCAGGTGGCTCTCGTCGAACTCGTCGATCTCGGTGGTGACCGGCACGCGCCGCTCGGGGGAGAGGGGGTCTCTGGGCCGCGGTGCCAGCTCCGCGGGGAGCAGGTGCTGGGGAGGAGCAGCAGAGGGGGAGTCGGAGCGTTCCATTCCGGCACCTCTCGTTCGGGGAACCATCTGTCGATATTGCTCGGTCGGCAGGCGGTTCGCACGTTCGATACTCCACAAGTAGGACGAACCGACCTCGTGCACCCATTGAGTTTGAATGCATTCATTGCTTCAGTGTTGACTAAAATCAATCCAAGATCACCAAAAACAAAGACCAGCAACGAGAATGAGCACTCACCAGGCCGGGGTGAGACGTCGACCTCTGCGGAGGCCGACATACATCCCGTGGTCGACGACGGTGTAGCCGGCCAGTGCGACCCATGGGATGCCCGCGGGCGGGTGGACCGGGTCCCGGTAGTCGCCGACGTCGGTCACGGTGGTCGCGTTGAAGGCCACCAGGTCGGCGATGTGGCCGGGGGCGACCAGGCCGCGTTCGGGGATGCGGAAGGCTTCCGCCGGCATCGAGGTCATCCGGCGCACCGCTTCGGGCAGCGAGAGCACGCCGCGTTCGCGGCAGTAGCGGCCGAGGACGCGGGGGAACGTGCCGTGAAGGCGGGGGTGCGGCTTGCCGCCGATTCCCGGCGGGAGACCGTCGGAGCCGATGGCGGTGTGCGGGTCGGCCAGCGCGGCGACGAGGTCGTCCTCGTGCATGGAGAAGTGGACCATGGACGCGCGCAGCCGTTCGCCGACGAGGATGTCGGCCAGCACATCGACGGGCCGCGCGTCCTGTTCGGCCGCGAGTTCGGCGATCGTGCGGCCTTCGTGGCGATGGCTGGCCGTGGTGGCGATGAGGATCGTGTCCCAGTCGCGGTCGCGGTTGGCCTCGGCGAGCTCGGTCCGGCCCGATGAGCTGTCGAGCCTGGCCACGAGTTCGTCGGCCTCGCAGGCCAGGAAGTGCTTGGGCAGGGTGGCGGTGAGCATGGTCGAGGACGCCGTGTACGGGTAGACGTCCTGCATGACGGGGTGTCCGTCGCGGCGGGCGTCCTGGAGCTTGGTGAGTGCCTCGGGAACCGTTCCCCAGTTCTCGGCGCCCGCGGCCTTCAGGTGCGAGATGTGGGTGCGGCCGGCCGCGCGTCCGATGCGCAGGGCCTCGTCGACGGAGTCGAGCAGGCCGGAGCCTTCGTCGCGCATGTGGGTGGCGTAGAGGCCGTCGCCGCCGAGCGCTTCGGCGAGCGCGAGCAGTTCGCCGGTGGTGGCGAAGACGGCGGGCGGGTAGATCAGCCCGCTGGAGAGGCCGAAGGCGCCTGCGGTCATGCCTTCTTCCAGCGCGTCGCGCATGGTGCGCAGGGCGTGGTCGTCGGGGGCGGCGTCGCTCATGCCGGTGGCGGCGATGCGCAGGGTGCCGTGGCCGATGAGCGGGCACTGGTTGGTGACGTATCCGGCGGTGTCGGTGGCGGCGTAGAGGTCGTGGAAGCCGGTCCAGGTGAGGTCGATGGGCGGGAAGATGCGCTGGAGGAAGGTGGCGAGGGTGGTGGTGCGGGCGGGGTCGTTGGGTGCGAGGCTGAAGCCGCAGTTGCCGACGATCTCGGTGGTCACGCCCTGCAGGATCTTGGTGGTGTCGTCGTGGTCGAGCAGGGCGGCGTTGTCGGCGTGGGAGTGGACGTCGA is a window of Saccharopolyspora erythraea NRRL 2338 DNA encoding:
- a CDS encoding YkvA family protein — protein: MGRRWSAEVEMVVFGVVLVVVGLVAYAAGLGDPAGSWWLLPPGLIAAGIGIVIAGAVATARRRLAPLRRAAGGGAAAGGPVARVRAVPAMIGEAWRGRNPAVPRYQAVLWLVAAVYLVSPVDFIPEFLPLIGIGDDIGVGAWLLSSLYAESGNYLGRQREQVERRPG
- a CDS encoding DoxX family protein, with protein sequence MNVVRDLFAFLARLAIGVIFIAHGSQKFFVMGMDMVVQGFGQAGIPLAPVSAWFNALVELVGGILFILGLFLPVVGVLLALNMLGALVLVHLPYGLFLPEGFEYVLTLLVTVLALGFNGGRWTLDQLVFARRTRQPAPEPASPEV
- a CDS encoding IS30 family transposase — translated: MARRRAAERVGINERTAKDWDYGVRKSRNARTYPNGVRVDYATGTSTIVDVNSPAPKLSALDKQLHPRLLTLAERERIRDLRAEGHSLRDIGSALGRSASTILREIRANSTHGGYQPYAAHRAAAARRPRPKQRKLIVQGPLRQFVADGLRERWSPEQICHALGKEHPGDQRMRVSVETIYQALYFQARGGLKREVQAAIRTGRTRRKPRRNPNQRTARFIDPMVMISDRPAEVADRAVPGHWEGDLIIGAGSQSAIGTLVERTTRYTMLVHLPNGHDAETVRDGLVATITTLPNHLRGSLTWDQGAEMARHKQFTMTTDMPVYFCDPASPWQRGTNENTNGLLRQYFPKGTDLGTYGPEDLEHVAQQLNGRPRKTLGWDSPAERLAMLLTKAS
- a CDS encoding acyl-CoA dehydrogenase is translated as MDPSFETYRLADEHDALREAVRALAEKEIAPFAAEVDEQERYPREALDALVKSGFAAVHVPEEYGGQGADSVATCIVIEEVARVCASSSLIPAVNKLGTMPIILSGSEELKHKVLSSVASGETTASYALSEREAGSDAGAMKTRARLDGDHWVLNGTKCWITNGGVSKWYTVMAVTEPDKGANGISAFAVHADDPGFTVGPKEKKLGIKGSPTVELYFEDCTIPADRIIGEPGTGFKTALRTLDHTRPTIGAQALGIAQGALDAALDYVKERKQFGKAISDFQGVQFMLADMAMKIEAARHMVYVSAARAERGEGNLGFISAAAKCFASDVAMEVTTDAVQLFGGAGYTRDFPVERMMRDAKITQIYEGTNQIQRMVMSRALLKG
- a CDS encoding TetR family transcriptional regulator, with amino-acid sequence MTQAATPATRPRAGRTAHGRRRVRSALALAAMDLFASQGFEATTVDQIADAAGVGRRTFFRYFRSKEDVVFPGHDERLAEVVELLDAAEPDEPPLTVVCRTAEVVLDMYLSEPEVSLKRFVLTRQVPALRDKEIASIDRYQRVFARYLRSRLASEDNGDLRAAVIAASVVAVHNHVLREWLRSGGAVDAPAALREALGQVREALSSTWDSGAGADEHVVVGVVRTGASPGVVLQQLEDALRGLSK
- a CDS encoding nitroreductase/quinone reductase family protein yields the protein MPNDFNLKIIEEFRARGGRVGGPFEGGRLLLLTTTGARTGARHTTPVGYLPDGDGRTLVIASAGGSPRHPDWFHNVVANPRVTVEDGVFTYEADAVVLEGPERDRVFARAVEFEPGWGEYQAGTTRVIPVVALEAVAGGPPLAGSLGETLRRTHDAFRRELELIRGEVAATGPRIGAQLRVNCLTLCQGLRNHHAGEDGALFPLVRDRHPESASALARLDQEHRRLAALLAELQAVVSGEHADRERTSSEVDRLAEELKAHLAYEEEQLLPVLDAVTA
- a CDS encoding TetR family transcriptional regulator, with the translated sequence MVEEPRAGLRERKKRQTRLALSTAAIRLSVERGAGNVTIEDIAAAADVSVRTFRNYFSSKAEAIAGMHLDRMLAIADDLRGRPAEEPLWDAITEAVIAHFAPGQPEADHDAQRKRVDAIRLMLTDPSLQGELARANDAARTAVAAAVAERTGTDAEQDLYPKLVAAAVGSATAVATEHWLQCEPGAQVTALLREAFDRVRAGLPVP
- a CDS encoding N-acyl-D-amino-acid deacylase family protein, whose product is MNPTLTDTALLTGALLADGTGRPLRPADVLVLEGRVAAVEPPGVLPRTHPARDLTGLVLAPGFIDVHSHADNAALLDHDDTTKILQGVTTEIVGNCGFSLAPNDPARTTTLATFLQRIFPPIDLTWTGFHDLYAATDTAGYVTNQCPLIGHGTLRIAATGMSDAAPDDHALRTMRDALEEGMTAGAFGLSSGLIYPPAVFATTGELLALAEALGGDGLYATHMRDEGSGLLDSVDEALRIGRAAGRTHISHLKAAGAENWGTVPEALTKLQDARRDGHPVMQDVYPYTASSTMLTATLPKHFLACEADELVARLDSSSGRTELAEANRDRDWDTILIATTASHRHEGRTIAELAAEQDARPVDVLADILVGERLRASMVHFSMHEDDLVAALADPHTAIGSDGLPPGIGGKPHPRLHGTFPRVLGRYCRERGVLSLPEAVRRMTSMPAEAFRIPERGLVAPGHIADLVAFNATTVTDVGDYRDPVHPPAGIPWVALAGYTVVDHGMYVGLRRGRRLTPAW